AGTTCAACGGCCTTGGTTTTTTCGGGAAAATGATATTTCATTTTGACTGGCTGTTCTGAAAAGTTAAATGATACAAGCAGCTTCTCGTTATTATTACGGTACAAAATACTGATCACATTATCAGCGTCTCCCGCCAGCAAATCCCACGTACCCTGACCTATGACCGGGTGGCCTTTTCGAAGAGCGATCAGTCGGCGTATAAAGTTGTATAATGATAGGGAATCCCGGCGCTGACGGGCGACATTGACTTGCCGATACCCATATTCCGGGTCGTTGATCACCGGTCGTACAATCTTCTTCGAAACAGTAAAGCCAGCCTGTCTGCCGCTGTCCCATTGCATAGGCGTACGCACCGACAACCGTTCCTGAAGGTTCAGGTCGTCCCCCATACCGATTTCCTCACCGTACCGGAGAATCGGTGTACCCGGCAGAGCCAGGAGGAGGCTGTAAGCCTGTTGTAAGCGTCTATGGTCATTGTTCAGCATAGGCGCGAGCCGGCGCCGTATGCCACGGTCATATAACTGCATATTGCTGTCCGGTCCCATTTTTTGATAAACCTTCTCCAACTGTTTTTTATTTAGCTTACCCAGATCGATCTCATCGTGGTTTCGGAGAAAATGGGCCCATTGGTCTGCCGTCGGTTTATTTGTGGTCGCTTTAAGCGCTTTTTTTAAAGGTTTTGCATCCCCGGAAGCTAAAGCATAGAACAAGTATTCGTTAACGTCGAAGTTGAGCATCATGTCCAGCCCGCGATGGTTACCGGCAAAGTAATCTCCGGCCTCCTCCGGTTTTACGTTTGCCTCACCCAGCAACAGCGCACCGGGTTTTACTTTAGCCACGTGTCCCGTCAGCTCTTTGAATAATTTAAAATCATGCGCCGGATGTTCCGCAGATTCCCGCGGATCGTCGATGATAAAGGGAACCGCATCCAGCCGAAATCCGT
This genomic interval from Mucilaginibacter defluvii contains the following:
- a CDS encoding alpha-amylase family protein produces the protein MKKINLNLIVIISTLLWSCTSVPATVDNTDPAWYKNEVIYNLEIKTFKDSDGDGLGDIRGLTGKLGYLDSLGVTMIWLAPFQPSPWQDDGYDVSDYYRVDPRLGTMNDLQALLTAAKVRRIKVIMDLVLNHTSTSHPWFRERKDWYLWTWKRPKDWDKGMGFPVVEKETWRKDSTFGGYYFHRFYRFEPDLNYQNPEVVAEAKKIMSFWLQKGMNGFRLDAVPFIIDDPRESAEHPAHDFKLFKELTGHVAKVKPGALLLGEANVKPEEAGDYFAGNHRGLDMMLNFDVNEYLFYALASGDAKPLKKALKATTNKPTADQWAHFLRNHDEIDLGKLNKKQLEKVYQKMGPDSNMQLYDRGIRRRLAPMLNNDHRRLQQAYSLLLALPGTPILRYGEEIGMGDDLNLQERLSVRTPMQWDSGRQAGFTVSKKIVRPVINDPEYGYRQVNVARQRRDSLSLYNFIRRLIALRKGHPVIGQGTWDLLAGDADNVISILYRNNNEKLLVSFNFSEQPVKMKYHFPEKTKAVELVSGKTGLDSEIEAFGSRWYRLDSR